In Carnobacterium sp. CP1, the following are encoded in one genomic region:
- a CDS encoding ATP-binding protein: MINKAKAKKVLVIGSTPSDSDSSANVDYGTAQIILSLKEIGYEVILVDSNPTALATNKDRADKVYIEPLTVDFVSQIIRKERPNEIFPVLHNSLSFYLMEELAHSGLLEELHIKVLGTSQQTIQKIKQPETFRKWMQTLKEPTRAGQGVYSQTEALGFAEKEGFPLLIQSQTPTGEWVQEWCSTNEKVKKVAAAHFLLSPHTPIFIETGLTGYKLIQFEVLRDKKDQALVVSTSENLKTDESDQKTMIMITPSQTLTDLDYQLLRDAALTIVRGLEIEGGCTIQFAFHPNRFMYYVTKIDPGFTRSTLLVSKATGYPIIKLSVKLAAGLTLDTLKNPFNETAYLEYEPTLDYITTYISNWSNGTSVKRNSPKKQITGEAMAIGRTLEESILKAFRSLDTADGVTLLKTATHSNDEEIAEHLLHAQYDHLAYLLEALRRGYTIEELSEVTKIELFFLDKLAHIIEIEHELERHPSDLTALRSAKEYGFSDSVIAALWKTTADEVNRLRNAHDIVPVYKAIDSSAGEIAAQSTCFYSTYEEENESTAIGKKSILLLTASTGMNDPRRGYDSALLQAITAIQEAGYEAILLNSHPASLSTDFSVQAKTYLVPSTVEDIVQVVQLEKPIGVMVQFGGPEALELSKALTPLEIPVLDAVPSYLVSKEAENDGMIELIQPLLAELAIPYAAPENQAMADEQIEVISISDGERVLFPGLIEHIGHLNGVGTEPVMVHPTQTLSEQKQQKIKEYAARLALALKWTGITTMYFTIQQENIQFLNLTLGTTQTIPFLSKATGFPIIPTAVQVLLGNSLAAQLDLKENTQTISPAVYVKAPVYSFSSEPEIDWMGEVMGSDRTLGKAIFKTFEAAQVHLSEFGSILLLLSEKDQDQAEELTRRFQQIGYRMLTTQPLSQQLAEKGLVVTALDPSFESIDKSSAKRINKKEIQLVIDTRASKTKTVKEQLTIRQAAHEQNIPLLTSITTISAVLNFLELRTFTTNPI; the protein is encoded by the coding sequence TGTGGATTACGGAACAGCCCAAATCATTCTCTCTTTAAAAGAGATCGGCTATGAAGTTATTCTGGTTGATTCGAATCCAACCGCATTGGCAACAAATAAAGATAGAGCGGATAAAGTTTACATCGAACCTCTGACCGTTGATTTTGTTTCACAAATCATTCGAAAAGAACGGCCAAATGAAATCTTTCCTGTCTTACACAACTCTTTAAGTTTTTATCTGATGGAAGAGTTGGCTCATTCAGGACTGTTAGAAGAACTGCACATCAAGGTACTGGGAACAAGCCAACAGACCATTCAAAAAATTAAACAGCCCGAAACTTTTCGGAAATGGATGCAGACCCTCAAAGAACCAACACGAGCAGGACAAGGCGTTTACTCACAGACAGAAGCCTTGGGTTTTGCTGAAAAAGAAGGCTTTCCGCTGCTTATTCAGTCTCAGACCCCTACTGGCGAATGGGTACAAGAATGGTGTTCTACTAATGAAAAGGTAAAAAAAGTAGCAGCTGCTCATTTTCTTTTATCGCCGCACACCCCTATTTTTATTGAAACGGGTCTGACCGGTTATAAATTGATTCAATTTGAAGTATTGCGGGACAAAAAAGATCAGGCTTTAGTTGTTTCTACGTCAGAGAATTTGAAGACAGATGAATCCGATCAAAAAACTATGATCATGATCACCCCTAGCCAAACATTGACGGATCTTGATTACCAATTACTCCGTGATGCAGCATTAACGATTGTCCGCGGATTAGAGATCGAAGGAGGATGTACGATCCAGTTCGCTTTTCATCCAAACCGTTTTATGTATTATGTGACTAAAATAGATCCTGGTTTTACTCGTTCAACTCTTTTAGTCAGCAAAGCAACAGGGTATCCAATCATCAAATTGTCTGTTAAACTAGCTGCCGGTTTAACGTTAGATACATTAAAAAATCCGTTTAATGAAACGGCTTATCTCGAATACGAACCTACGTTGGACTACATTACTACCTATATTTCGAATTGGTCTAATGGGACATCTGTAAAAAGAAACTCTCCTAAAAAACAAATTACCGGAGAAGCAATGGCTATTGGCCGAACACTTGAAGAATCGATTTTGAAAGCTTTTCGTTCTTTGGATACAGCAGATGGCGTAACGTTACTGAAAACAGCCACTCACAGTAACGACGAAGAAATAGCAGAGCACCTACTGCATGCTCAGTATGATCATCTCGCTTATTTACTCGAAGCTCTTCGCCGCGGATACACGATTGAAGAGTTAAGTGAGGTAACAAAAATCGAGTTGTTTTTCTTAGATAAATTAGCCCATATCATTGAGATCGAGCACGAGCTCGAACGTCACCCTAGTGATCTTACTGCATTAAGAAGTGCTAAAGAATATGGATTTTCTGATTCAGTTATTGCTGCACTATGGAAAACAACCGCTGACGAAGTAAATAGATTGCGTAATGCACATGATATCGTTCCTGTTTATAAAGCTATTGATAGCTCGGCGGGAGAAATCGCTGCACAATCCACATGTTTTTATAGTACGTATGAAGAAGAAAATGAAAGTACGGCAATCGGTAAAAAGTCCATTTTACTTTTAACTGCCAGCACAGGCATGAACGATCCAAGAAGAGGATACGATAGCGCTCTTTTACAAGCCATAACGGCTATCCAAGAAGCTGGCTATGAAGCAATCTTATTAAACAGCCATCCAGCATCTCTTTCAACGGATTTTTCTGTCCAGGCTAAAACGTATTTGGTCCCGTCAACGGTGGAGGATATCGTACAGGTAGTTCAGTTGGAAAAACCTATAGGCGTGATGGTTCAATTTGGAGGCCCAGAGGCACTTGAATTGTCTAAAGCGTTAACTCCTTTAGAAATCCCTGTCTTGGACGCTGTCCCGTCGTATTTAGTCAGCAAAGAGGCAGAGAATGACGGGATGATCGAACTTATTCAACCGTTGCTGGCAGAATTGGCTATCCCATATGCTGCACCGGAGAATCAGGCAATGGCTGATGAACAAATCGAAGTCATCAGTATTTCTGATGGAGAAAGAGTACTATTTCCAGGGTTGATCGAACACATTGGACACCTGAATGGAGTAGGGACAGAGCCCGTGATGGTTCATCCTACACAAACTCTTTCTGAACAAAAACAGCAGAAAATCAAAGAATATGCCGCTCGTCTAGCACTTGCTTTAAAATGGACGGGCATCACCACTATGTATTTCACGATTCAGCAAGAAAACATCCAGTTTCTTAATCTAACACTAGGGACAACTCAAACGATTCCTTTTTTAAGCAAAGCAACGGGTTTCCCTATCATTCCGACGGCCGTTCAAGTTCTCTTGGGTAACTCTTTAGCAGCTCAATTAGATTTAAAAGAAAACACACAAACAATAAGCCCCGCCGTTTATGTAAAAGCCCCTGTTTATTCATTTTCATCAGAACCTGAAATAGACTGGATGGGGGAAGTTATGGGATCTGATCGAACGTTAGGCAAGGCAATATTTAAAACCTTTGAAGCCGCCCAAGTTCATTTGTCAGAATTTGGTTCTATCCTTTTGCTGCTTTCCGAAAAAGATCAAGATCAAGCCGAAGAATTAACTAGGCGATTTCAGCAAATAGGATACCGTATGCTAACTACTCAACCATTAAGTCAACAATTAGCTGAAAAAGGTTTAGTAGTGACTGCGCTGGATCCATCTTTTGAGTCTATCGATAAAAGCAGTGCAAAAAGAATCAATAAAAAGGAAATTCAATTAGTGATCGACACTAGAGCATCTAAAACGAAAACAGTAAAAGAACAGTTGACCATTCGTCAAGCAGCGCATGAACAAAATATTCCTCTGCTTACTTCTATTACAACGATTTCAGCTGTATTAAATTTCTTGGAATTGCGCACGTTCACAACAAATCCGATTTAA
- a CDS encoding dihydroorotate dehydrogenase codes for MSRLTVTLPGLDLKNPIMPASGTFGFGDLYMDRYDYSVLGALIIKSTTAEPRIGNAEPRYHHLENGVLNAVGLRNPGVDVIVNEKLPALEKFDTPIIASVAGTTISDYVAVTKKLCHSPIVKALEINLSCPNVADGGLTFGSNPEAVYQMTKAVKSVATVPIYVKLTPNVTDITEIAKAAEAGGADGISMINTLLGMSIDLKTKQPFLANKTGGLSGSAISPIAVRMVYQVSRAVSIPVIGMGGISTVDDVLEMLMAGASAVAIGTANYNNPMICKELIEALPDRMDELGITSIESLIKEVKAGQNSEY; via the coding sequence ATGAGTCGTTTAACAGTAACATTACCGGGATTGGATTTAAAAAATCCTATTATGCCGGCCAGCGGAACGTTTGGCTTTGGCGATCTATACATGGATCGCTACGATTATAGTGTCTTAGGAGCTCTGATCATCAAATCAACAACTGCAGAGCCGCGGATAGGAAACGCTGAGCCACGTTACCATCATTTAGAAAATGGAGTATTAAACGCAGTCGGTTTACGAAACCCAGGTGTAGATGTAATCGTAAATGAAAAATTACCAGCGTTAGAAAAATTTGACACGCCTATTATCGCAAGTGTAGCAGGAACGACGATTTCCGATTATGTAGCGGTAACAAAAAAACTCTGTCACTCACCAATTGTGAAAGCTCTTGAAATCAATCTGTCTTGTCCAAATGTAGCAGATGGAGGATTAACATTCGGTTCAAATCCTGAAGCTGTTTATCAGATGACAAAAGCAGTCAAATCAGTGGCTACTGTTCCAATTTATGTTAAATTAACACCTAATGTAACGGATATTACTGAAATTGCCAAAGCTGCTGAAGCAGGCGGAGCAGATGGCATCAGTATGATCAATACGCTTTTAGGAATGAGCATCGATTTAAAAACTAAACAGCCTTTTTTAGCCAATAAAACAGGAGGTTTATCAGGTTCAGCTATAAGCCCCATTGCTGTTCGAATGGTTTACCAAGTTTCTCGGGCTGTATCGATTCCAGTCATTGGGATGGGAGGCATCTCGACAGTCGATGATGTTCTTGAGATGCTGATGGCAGGTGCTAGCGCAGTAGCCATAGGGACAGCTAATTATAACAACCCTATGATTTGTAAAGAATTGATTGAAGCTTTACCAGATCGAATGGATGAACTAGGAATTACATCTATTGAGTCCTTGATCAAAGAAGTAAAGGCAGGCCAGAATAGTGAATACTAA
- the pyrF gene encoding orotidine-5'-phosphate decarboxylase, producing the protein MNTKPIIALDFSTSEEIKQFLSHFKDESLFVKVGMELYYQNGPEIVKYMKELGHEIFLDLKLHDIPNTVKRSMKGLAALDIDMINVHAAGGSEMMEAAMDGILAGTPAGSTRPDLIAVTQLTSTTPEAMRREQLIEVPLLQSVIHYAQLTQTAGLDGVVCSALEARLIKKNTASDFLCVTPGIRPSGEEKGDQKRVATPASAYEEGASHIVVGRPITLAQDPVAAYHLIKNQWNGDNH; encoded by the coding sequence GTGAATACTAAACCAATTATTGCGTTAGATTTTTCAACAAGTGAAGAGATAAAACAGTTTTTAAGTCATTTTAAAGATGAATCATTATTTGTCAAAGTAGGGATGGAGCTCTATTATCAAAACGGTCCTGAAATCGTTAAGTACATGAAAGAACTAGGACATGAGATTTTTTTAGATTTGAAATTGCATGATATACCGAACACAGTCAAGCGTTCAATGAAAGGTTTGGCAGCTTTGGATATCGATATGATCAATGTGCATGCAGCTGGAGGAAGTGAAATGATGGAAGCTGCAATGGATGGTATTCTTGCAGGCACTCCAGCCGGCAGTACGCGGCCGGATTTAATTGCCGTCACTCAACTGACTTCTACTACACCCGAAGCTATGCGGAGAGAACAGCTGATCGAAGTACCTTTATTGCAAAGCGTTATCCATTACGCTCAATTGACTCAAACAGCCGGATTGGATGGAGTTGTTTGCTCTGCGTTAGAAGCACGGCTAATCAAAAAAAATACCGCTTCAGACTTTTTATGTGTCACACCTGGAATCCGACCTAGCGGCGAAGAAAAAGGCGATCAGAAACGGGTCGCTACACCAGCATCAGCTTATGAAGAAGGGGCCAGCCACATCGTGGTCGGGCGTCCCATTACATTGGCCCAAGATCCCGTAGCAGCTTATCACTTAATCAAAAATCAATGGAACGGAGACAACCATTAA
- the pyrE gene encoding orotate phosphoribosyltransferase — protein MTIEKTIAKHLLDIKAVSLNPNNPFTWASGMKSPIYCDNRITMGYPAVRKEIAQDMADLIRENYPSVEVIAGTATAGIPHAAWVAEVLDLPMVYIRSKAKEHGKGNQIEGRLVPGQKMVVIEDLISTGGSVIDACGAAAKEGAEILGVAAIFTYELPKGLENFKKHEIALKTLTNYTTLIEVALETKAIEQEDVSLLKQWKKDPVNWKK, from the coding sequence ATGACAATCGAAAAAACAATTGCAAAGCACTTATTAGATATTAAAGCAGTAAGTTTAAACCCAAATAATCCCTTTACTTGGGCAAGTGGAATGAAAAGCCCAATTTATTGCGATAACCGCATTACAATGGGGTATCCGGCGGTTAGAAAAGAAATCGCCCAAGATATGGCTGATTTGATTAGAGAAAATTACCCTTCCGTAGAAGTCATTGCCGGTACCGCTACAGCTGGAATTCCGCATGCGGCGTGGGTCGCTGAAGTATTGGATTTGCCTATGGTTTACATACGCAGTAAAGCAAAAGAACATGGTAAAGGCAATCAAATAGAAGGACGGTTAGTACCCGGTCAGAAAATGGTCGTGATCGAAGACTTGATCTCAACTGGCGGCAGTGTCATTGATGCTTGTGGAGCAGCCGCTAAAGAAGGGGCAGAGATTCTTGGAGTAGCTGCTATTTTCACTTATGAATTGCCAAAAGGATTAGAAAATTTCAAAAAACACGAAATTGCTTTAAAAACATTAACCAACTATACAACTTTAATTGAAGTTGCTTTAGAAACGAAAGCTATTGAACAAGAAGATGTCAGCCTTTTAAAACAGTGGAAAAAAGATCCAGTGAATTGGAAAAAATAA
- a CDS encoding CynX/NimT family MFS transporter, whose protein sequence is MNLPKQFNTDQRIKTTIEVKKQSKEWVMILGIVFIATNLRAPLTSVGPLVGHIRDQLQLSNTLAGMITTLPLLAFAFISPFVPKLGRKFGIEFMILFAIIFLTFGILVRSISGTANLYIGTAMLGLAISVCNVLLPSLIKREFPGKIGVMTGVYSISMNLFGAIASGISIPIMMKSGYGWQGALGIWGILSFLSIFFWLPQMKKQHYLKTSETYTKPTQAKANLWRSPLAWQVTLFMGLQSMVFYVLIAWLPEILMQQGISSDQSGLLLSMMQLALLPFTFIIPLVAGRMADQRLLVSITSILLITGILGLLYGGSGLIILWIILIGIGGGCAFGLSMMFFGLRTENAHQAAELSGMAQSFGYLLAAIGPMLFGYLHDVTNSWDSPLLLLAGAALLLFICGQGAAKNRFIGSSNLLN, encoded by the coding sequence ATGAATTTGCCAAAACAATTTAATACCGACCAACGTATAAAAACAACCATAGAGGTTAAGAAACAATCAAAAGAATGGGTGATGATTTTAGGCATCGTTTTTATTGCGACTAATCTACGGGCTCCTTTAACTTCAGTCGGGCCGTTGGTTGGACATATTAGAGATCAATTACAATTATCGAATACATTAGCTGGTATGATTACTACACTTCCTCTACTCGCTTTCGCCTTTATTTCGCCTTTTGTGCCTAAGTTAGGACGAAAATTTGGTATAGAGTTTATGATTTTATTCGCAATTATTTTTTTGACCTTTGGTATCCTCGTGCGTTCTATTTCTGGTACGGCTAATTTATATATTGGAACAGCTATGCTAGGACTCGCTATTTCTGTGTGTAATGTCTTGCTGCCTAGTCTTATTAAACGAGAATTTCCTGGAAAAATCGGGGTAATGACTGGTGTGTATTCTATTTCGATGAATTTGTTTGGAGCTATAGCTTCAGGTATCAGCATCCCTATTATGATGAAATCAGGCTATGGTTGGCAGGGAGCTTTAGGAATTTGGGGGATATTAAGTTTTCTGTCCATTTTCTTTTGGCTGCCGCAAATGAAAAAACAGCACTATCTAAAAACGTCCGAGACATATACCAAACCCACACAAGCTAAAGCCAATTTATGGCGTTCACCATTAGCTTGGCAAGTAACTCTATTCATGGGCCTCCAATCGATGGTGTTCTATGTCCTAATTGCTTGGTTACCTGAAATATTGATGCAACAAGGAATAAGTTCTGATCAGTCAGGATTGCTACTCTCCATGATGCAACTGGCCTTGCTTCCTTTTACTTTTATTATCCCCCTTGTTGCTGGTCGTATGGCTGATCAACGTTTATTAGTCAGCATAACGTCCATTTTATTAATAACAGGCATTTTGGGATTGCTTTATGGCGGTTCGGGTTTAATTATTTTATGGATTATCTTGATTGGTATTGGTGGAGGATGTGCTTTTGGCCTATCAATGATGTTTTTTGGCTTACGAACCGAAAACGCACATCAAGCAGCAGAATTATCCGGTATGGCTCAATCTTTTGGATACCTGCTTGCTGCAATAGGACCCATGCTCTTTGGGTATTTGCATGACGTAACGAATAGCTGGGATAGTCCGTTATTGCTGTTAGCAGGAGCAGCTCTGTTGCTCTTCATTTGTGGTCAAGGCGCAGCTAAAAATCGTTTTATTGGTTCTAGTAACCTATTAAATTAA
- a CDS encoding helix-turn-helix domain-containing protein produces MQVGAVLRKLRKERQLSLEELSKLTNVSKLTLGNIERGETNPTLGMLWKISKGLSIPLMTLFATENEVNLSRSGEGLRISGDQKSWMIEPIFQNTSNEIEMYRAYLQKNSSYHPEKHHWNTTEIVTVMSGEVEIVINEESYTLSSYDSISFRADGVHSYSNNSNDVVVLHISLKYGPY; encoded by the coding sequence TTGCAAGTAGGTGCAGTATTAAGAAAGCTTAGAAAAGAAAGACAGTTAAGCCTCGAAGAATTATCTAAATTAACCAATGTAAGTAAATTAACGCTCGGAAATATTGAACGCGGCGAGACAAACCCAACCCTAGGTATGTTGTGGAAAATTTCAAAAGGATTATCTATTCCTCTTATGACGTTGTTTGCAACAGAAAATGAAGTGAACCTATCTCGATCAGGAGAAGGATTGAGAATTTCGGGAGATCAAAAATCATGGATGATTGAACCCATTTTTCAAAATACAAGCAATGAAATTGAAATGTATCGTGCTTACCTTCAGAAAAATAGTTCATATCATCCAGAAAAGCACCATTGGAATACAACTGAAATCGTGACAGTGATGTCAGGAGAGGTTGAGATTGTTATTAATGAGGAATCGTATACGTTGAGTTCGTATGATTCGATTAGTTTTCGTGCTGATGGTGTGCATTCTTACAGCAATAACTCTAATGATGTGGTTGTATTGCATATTTCATTGAAATACGGTCCTTATTAA
- a CDS encoding NFACT RNA binding domain-containing protein yields MSFDGIFTHAMVDELRYALNNGRVSKVHQPYKNEIILVIRANGKNHKLLLSAHPSYARIQLTEIPYENPSSPPNFCMVMRKHLEGAVLEDIQQVGNDRIIHFTFKSRDELGDVQNMMLIVELMGRHSNLFLVEQDTQRIMDTIKHVPVSQNTYRAVMPGATYVTPPHQDKLNPFETTNSALIEVLENPVDLPLAKKFQQAYQGLGSDTANELVYRSEEQLDKFPEVVHSFIETIRLGKTAPTLTQVKKKTFFTPVPYLSLNGESESYPTLSTLLDHYYQSKAEKDRVQQQGADLIHVVQTELQRNMKKLKKLEKTMAETELADDYRIRGEVLTAYLHELHKGQTEATLANFYDEDRPMTIALNPRSTPSQNAQKYFSKYQKLKNAIIFVTEQIRLTNEEIDYLDSVSTQLELATPKDIAEIKEELIQQGYLKKKTKKKQKRQKASAPDKYVSSDGDSILVGKNNLQNDQLTLKTARKSDIWLHTKNIPGSHVIIQSNDPSETTILEAANIAAYFSKSQLSASVPVDLVEVKKIRKPNGAKPGFVIYEGQRTVFVTPDKTLVDKLKV; encoded by the coding sequence ATGTCATTTGATGGTATCTTTACCCATGCGATGGTTGACGAGTTAAGATATGCGCTCAACAATGGACGAGTATCCAAAGTACATCAACCTTATAAAAACGAGATTATACTTGTTATACGTGCGAATGGAAAAAACCATAAGCTGTTGCTGTCTGCGCATCCTAGTTACGCTCGGATTCAGCTTACTGAAATTCCATATGAAAATCCAAGTTCCCCGCCTAATTTTTGTATGGTGATGCGGAAACACTTAGAAGGCGCTGTTTTAGAAGATATTCAACAAGTTGGAAACGATCGAATCATTCACTTTACATTTAAAAGCCGTGATGAATTAGGCGATGTTCAAAATATGATGCTCATCGTTGAATTGATGGGGCGACACAGTAATTTATTCTTAGTTGAACAAGACACGCAGCGAATCATGGATACAATCAAACACGTTCCTGTTAGTCAAAATACGTATCGAGCAGTGATGCCGGGTGCAACCTATGTCACTCCTCCTCACCAAGACAAATTGAATCCATTTGAAACGACTAATTCAGCCCTAATTGAAGTGCTTGAAAATCCTGTTGATCTTCCGTTAGCTAAAAAATTTCAACAAGCCTATCAAGGACTTGGCTCCGATACAGCCAATGAACTGGTCTACCGCAGCGAGGAACAGTTGGATAAATTTCCAGAAGTTGTGCATTCTTTTATTGAAACGATTCGACTGGGGAAAACTGCGCCAACTTTAACACAAGTAAAGAAAAAAACGTTCTTTACACCGGTCCCTTATCTTAGTTTAAATGGAGAATCTGAGAGTTACCCAACATTGAGTACTCTTTTAGACCACTATTATCAAAGTAAGGCCGAAAAGGACCGTGTTCAGCAGCAAGGAGCAGACTTGATCCATGTTGTGCAGACAGAATTGCAGCGAAATATGAAAAAATTAAAAAAACTTGAAAAAACAATGGCAGAAACAGAATTAGCGGATGATTATCGAATCCGCGGCGAAGTATTGACTGCTTACTTGCATGAGCTGCATAAAGGACAAACGGAAGCAACATTAGCGAATTTCTATGATGAGGATCGGCCAATGACCATTGCTTTAAATCCCAGAAGTACTCCTTCTCAGAATGCTCAAAAATATTTTTCGAAATACCAAAAATTAAAAAATGCGATTATTTTTGTTACCGAACAAATTCGATTGACCAACGAAGAAATTGATTATCTGGATTCTGTTTCAACACAATTAGAACTTGCAACGCCTAAAGATATAGCTGAAATCAAAGAAGAATTGATTCAACAAGGGTATTTAAAAAAGAAAACGAAGAAAAAACAAAAAAGGCAAAAAGCTAGTGCTCCTGACAAGTACGTATCGAGTGATGGCGATTCTATTTTAGTTGGAAAAAATAATTTACAAAATGATCAATTGACCTTGAAAACAGCTAGGAAATCGGATATCTGGTTGCATACTAAAAACATTCCAGGCTCACATGTGATCATTCAAAGCAACGATCCTTCTGAAACAACGATTTTGGAAGCTGCTAATATCGCCGCTTATTTCTCGAAATCGCAGCTCTCAGCTTCTGTTCCAGTGGATTTAGTAGAAGTTAAAAAAATACGCAAACCCAATGGTGCTAAACCAGGGTTTGTGATTTACGAAGGACAACGGACAGTCTTTGTAACACCGGATAAAACGTTAGTTGATAAATTAAAAGTTTAG
- a CDS encoding carbonic anhydrase family protein — MDWYYEGERGPEHWKDICQAFKTAEEGSLQSPIQLSEKEVTDKISQQSLTIRYHTTRFETSFFNHTVHLRPLSGGELNSIFFNHKRYILEDLHFHLPSEHEINHESFPLELHLVHRSRENELLVLGITVLPNKEPANPEMARMDSLALNPRISGRGLEVPIDLANILPAKQQFFHYSGSLTTPPTSGPVDWIVFRHQAYMRKGLLQAFKENVGKTNRPLQPAANRPIFLSK, encoded by the coding sequence ATGGATTGGTATTATGAAGGAGAACGAGGACCTGAGCACTGGAAAGACATCTGCCAAGCTTTCAAAACAGCAGAAGAAGGCAGTTTGCAATCTCCCATTCAATTAAGCGAGAAAGAGGTCACAGACAAAATCAGTCAACAGTCGTTAACGATTCGTTACCATACGACACGTTTTGAGACTTCTTTTTTTAACCATACAGTACATTTGAGACCATTATCAGGGGGAGAGTTGAACTCGATTTTTTTTAATCACAAAAGATACATATTAGAGGATCTGCACTTTCACTTACCTAGTGAGCATGAAATCAACCATGAGTCTTTTCCATTAGAATTGCATTTGGTTCATCGTTCAAGAGAAAATGAATTACTCGTTTTAGGAATTACTGTCCTTCCAAACAAAGAGCCGGCAAATCCTGAAATGGCTCGTATGGATAGCCTAGCCTTAAACCCAAGAATTTCTGGGAGAGGGCTAGAAGTCCCCATAGATTTAGCTAATATTTTACCGGCCAAACAACAATTTTTTCATTATAGCGGGTCATTGACGACACCGCCTACTTCTGGACCCGTTGATTGGATCGTTTTTCGACATCAAGCTTATATGCGCAAAGGTCTATTGCAAGCTTTCAAAGAGAACGTTGGTAAAACCAACCGTCCGCTGCAGCCTGCAGCTAATCGGCCTATTTTCTTATCTAAATAA
- the trpX gene encoding tryptophan ABC transporter substrate-binding protein, with the protein MKKMIGFISVLALILTFAFFTNQTKTNTATKKDLPIVGVLQLTSHPALDLIYEGIIDALNEEGFIDGETMTLDFQNAQGDQSNLNSMSARFVSRNTAVMVGIATPAAQALANSSQEIPIILGAVSNPEEAGLVANNEKPGGNITGVSDLTPIKEQFELIKELLPEAKKIGILYSSSEDNSIVQAKQAAEIATAMGYETTTLTVSSTNDVSQVSSSLASQVDAIWVPTDNTVASAMNTLIAATDANHIPVFPAVDTMVEEGGLATIGLNQYELGKLTGQMTAAVLKGESDPATTPVQYLEQGEIILNEEKAKELGISIPQTLLDQMANQ; encoded by the coding sequence ATGAAAAAAATGATTGGGTTTATCAGTGTGTTAGCACTAATTTTAACGTTTGCATTTTTTACGAACCAAACTAAAACAAACACAGCAACAAAAAAAGATTTGCCTATAGTAGGCGTCTTACAACTAACCAGCCATCCTGCGCTAGATTTGATTTATGAAGGTATTATCGATGCTCTAAACGAAGAAGGATTCATCGACGGAGAAACCATGACATTGGACTTTCAAAACGCTCAAGGCGACCAAAGCAATTTAAATTCTATGAGCGCTCGTTTCGTGAGTCGGAATACGGCAGTTATGGTGGGCATCGCCACCCCAGCTGCTCAAGCGCTAGCTAATAGTTCTCAAGAGATTCCAATTATTTTAGGAGCTGTCAGCAATCCTGAAGAAGCTGGGTTGGTTGCCAACAATGAAAAACCTGGTGGAAATATTACGGGTGTTAGTGATTTAACTCCAATTAAAGAACAGTTTGAATTGATCAAGGAACTTTTGCCAGAAGCAAAAAAGATTGGCATTCTTTATTCATCCAGTGAAGACAATTCTATCGTTCAAGCTAAACAAGCTGCTGAAATTGCTACCGCTATGGGGTATGAAACAACTACTTTAACCGTTTCATCAACGAATGATGTGTCACAAGTTAGTTCTTCATTGGCCAGCCAAGTAGATGCTATTTGGGTTCCAACAGATAATACTGTAGCCAGTGCTATGAATACCTTGATTGCAGCAACTGATGCTAACCACATACCGGTATTTCCAGCCGTAGATACAATGGTAGAAGAAGGTGGACTAGCAACGATCGGTTTAAACCAATACGAATTAGGAAAATTAACGGGTCAAATGACAGCAGCTGTTCTTAAAGGCGAAAGCGATCCGGCAACAACGCCTGTGCAATACCTTGAGCAAGGAGAAATTATACTCAATGAAGAAAAAGCAAAGGAATTAGGGATTTCTATCCCGCAAACCTTGTTAGACCAAATGGCAAATCAATAA